One region of Candidatus Methylomirabilota bacterium genomic DNA includes:
- a CDS encoding HslU--HslV peptidase proteolytic subunit — protein LDAKAIAMEAMRIAAGICVYTNDHITVETL, from the coding sequence CCTCGACGCCAAGGCGATCGCCATGGAGGCCATGCGCATCGCCGCCGGCATCTGCGTGTACACCAACGACCACATCACCGTGGAGACGCTGTGA